In Jatrophihabitans sp., the sequence TCACCATCGGCTACGGCGGCCGGGCCGAGACCTACCGCCGGGTGACCTTGAACCCCGCGCCGTCAGCGGCTGATGCCGGCAACACCCTGGAGAAGCGGATCGGAACGGCGGACAAGCCGGTCAGCTCGCTGGTCAGCGTGGCCCCGACCGCCGCCTACCCGGCCCAGTGGACCGGAGCCCTCGGCGCCACCCCGCTCAACAGCGGCCTGCCGGTCAACCCGTTCACCACCTACAGCCCCGGCGACTTCTCCGACGCCTTCGAGGCGGACAAGGCGCTGGACAAGATCCCGATCTTCAACCTGCTGCTGGTGCCCGGCATCTGGGATCCCGGCGTGGTGAGCGGGGCGCTGGCGGTGGCCGAGCACAAGCGGGCGTTCATGATCGTCGACCCGCCCGCGGACGCGGTGGCCGACCCCACCGGGTTCCCGCTGCCGATGATCGGCGACATCATGTCCGACCAGGCGCCCGGCCGGATCATCCCGAAGAGCCAGAACGGCGCGCTGTACTTCCCCCACCTGCGCTCGAACAACCCGAACACCGGCGAGCCGTTGCTGATCCCGCCGTCCGGCTTCGTCGCCGGCGTGATCGCCCGCCAGGACACCAACCGCGGCGTCTGGAAGGCGCCGGCCGGCTACGAGGCGCTGGTGTCCAACACCGTGGGCGTGGCGCCGACCGGGCGGATGACCAACGAGCGTCAGGGCACCCTCAACCCGCTCGGGGTGAACGTCCTGCGCACCCTGCCCGGCATCGGCACCGTGGTCTTCGGCGCCCGGACCCTAGTGGCGGCGAATCCGGCGTTCCAGCAGTACCGCTACGTGCCGGTGCGGCGGATGGCGCTGTTCCTGGAGCAGTCGCTGGTGCAGAGCCTGGGCTGGGTCATCTTCGAGCCGAACGACACACCGCTGTGGGTGTCGATCAAGACGACCATCGACAACTTCATGCTCGGCCTGTTCAACCAGGGCGCGTTCCAGGGCAGCACGCCGAGCAAGGCCTTCCAGGTCAGCTGTGACGCGACCACGACCACCCCCGACGACCAGGCCAACGGCATCGTCAACATCGTCGTCGCCTTCGCCCCGCTCAAGCCTGCCGAGTTCGTGATCATCAAGATCGCCCAGCTCGCCGGTCAGAGCCAGAGCTAGGAGCCTCCGACCCCATGCCCAAGCCGTTCAGCGTCAACGTCTCCCGGTTCGACCCTTACAAGAGCTACCGGTTCCTGGTCTACTTCGACACCTCCACCGCCCCGGTCGCCGGCGTCAGCAAGGTCAGCTCGATCAAGCGCTCCAACGACGTGATCGAGTACAAGGAAGGCGGAAACGCCGTCATCCGCAAGGGTGTCGGCCGGCAGAAGTACGAGCCGATCACCCTGGAACGCGGTGTCACCCACGACGACTCCTTCGAGCAGTGGGCCAACGCCGCGCAGGTGCTGGACAAGGGCGCGCCGAGCTCGTCCCTGGCCAAGCTGCGCAAGGAGATCCGCATCGAGCTGCTCAACGAGCAGGGCCAGCCGGTGCACCGCTACCTCATCCACCGCGCGTGGGTCTCGGAGTTCCAAGCCCTTCCCGATCTCGACGCCGGCACCAACGCCGTCGCCATCGAGCACATCAAGCTCGAGAACGAGGGCTGGGAGCACGACCTGTCGCTGGCCGAGCCCAAGGAGTTCTGACGCGCGCCATGATCCGGCTGCCGATCAGCGGCGTGCGGGCGCACTGGCGACCGGCCACCGGAACCGACGACATCGCGCTGGCCGACAGCCAACCAGGCCTGGCCGGCGCGCGGGCCTACCTCGCGCGGATCGCGCTGCTGGCCGACGGGACGCCGCTGGACGCCGGCACGCTGCCGGTGGGCGACCTGGACCTGCTGGTCCTGGCCCGCCGCCGCGAGTTGCGCGGCGACACCCTGGTGGCCGAAGGCCAGTGCGAGCAGTGCGGCTCGCCGGTCGACGTGCAGTTCAGCCTGGCCGCCTACGCCGAGCACCACCGGCCGCGGACCTCGCGCCGGGTGACCGGGGCCGAGCCGGGCTGGTACCTGCTGCACGCGCACGAGGTCAGCTTCCGGGTGCCGGTGGTGGCCGACGTGCTGGCCGCTGCCGAGGCCGATGACCCGCGCGCCGCGCTGCTGGCCCGGTGCGTCCGGCAGCCGCTGAGCGCCCGCGCCGCGCGGGCGGTCGAGCAGGTGATGGCCATCCTGGCGCCGACGCTGCGCGCCGAGGTCGCGGGCAGCTGCCCGGAGTGCTCGGCGCCGGTGCTGCTGGACGTCAACGTCCGCGAGCTGTGCATGTCCGAGCTGCGGTTCTTCGCGGCCTCGGTCTATGACGACGTCAACCTGATCGCCTCGGTGTACCGCTGGTCCCAGAACGCGATTCTCGAACTGCCGTCCGCGCGCCGGCGCCGTTACGCCGACCTGATCGCCGGGCACCCCGCCGAGCAACCGCTGTCGGGGGTGGGAGTTGGCTAGCGCGCACGGCTATCTGAACCGGCTCGTCGACGAGGTCGCGACCCGGCGCGGCCGCGCGGCGCAGGTACCCCGCCAGATCGCCTGGGGGCCGACCCGGCCGGCCTGGCAGGCCGCCGATGACGACGCCGGCCCGGAGCCGGCCGGGCGGCCGGGGCCCGCCCACCCACCGAGGTCGGCCGAGCCCCGGAAACCTCAACACCCGGAGCGGCCACGCGCCGGCCACGCCGGGACGCCGCCAGCCGGGCCGGCCACCGGGACCGGCCTGCGGATCGTGACCGACCGCCCGCCGGCCCGCGAGGCAGC encodes:
- a CDS encoding phage tail protein, whose translation is MPKPFSVNVSRFDPYKSYRFLVYFDTSTAPVAGVSKVSSIKRSNDVIEYKEGGNAVIRKGVGRQKYEPITLERGVTHDDSFEQWANAAQVLDKGAPSSSLAKLRKEIRIELLNEQGQPVHRYLIHRAWVSEFQALPDLDAGTNAVAIEHIKLENEGWEHDLSLAEPKEF
- a CDS encoding phage tail sheath subtilisin-like domain-containing protein, which translates into the protein MPVTPTYPGIYIEEILSNSHTISAAPTSVTVFVGYTHPFKTKPHHYGEAVQIFSFADYEREFGGLFDVDWLADDVGRAVFQFFNNGGGVGWVVALKPRLHDLGGGPTTDISPPTLTLGTAANGIVFTGREPVDDHHLLTVSITNPRATTGAAPIDLADLTIGYGGRAETYRRVTLNPAPSAADAGNTLEKRIGTADKPVSSLVSVAPTAAYPAQWTGALGATPLNSGLPVNPFTTYSPGDFSDAFEADKALDKIPIFNLLLVPGIWDPGVVSGALAVAEHKRAFMIVDPPADAVADPTGFPLPMIGDIMSDQAPGRIIPKSQNGALYFPHLRSNNPNTGEPLLIPPSGFVAGVIARQDTNRGVWKAPAGYEALVSNTVGVAPTGRMTNERQGTLNPLGVNVLRTLPGIGTVVFGARTLVAANPAFQQYRYVPVRRMALFLEQSLVQSLGWVIFEPNDTPLWVSIKTTIDNFMLGLFNQGAFQGSTPSKAFQVSCDATTTTPDDQANGIVNIVVAFAPLKPAEFVIIKIAQLAGQSQS